A DNA window from bacterium contains the following coding sequences:
- a CDS encoding bifunctional DNA primase/polymerase, whose amino-acid sequence MTEAWAGQRMGWCYCPLPAGEKAPPPSGWTTAPRSTEDDLPVWVEQQGRNLALRCGEPSGGLIVVDVDAYKGGVLPEGDWPATPVVDTPGGGQHHYYKVRGDVAIKNSAGALARSVDIKTTHGYVVAVGSRHPNGGVYSWRPGHSPDDVPVADLPPWVLARLTRPEPAPHQPAAHPGPARMDPYIAKALADEAERVRTAPEGQRNSTLNTAAHALGTLASQGMDREVAQAELVAAAQVAGLGEHEALATFTSGWAAGTAKPRHAPQDRPMPGERTVQAPA is encoded by the coding sequence TTGACCGAGGCTTGGGCTGGGCAGCGGATGGGGTGGTGCTACTGCCCGCTCCCCGCTGGGGAGAAGGCTCCCCCACCGAGCGGCTGGACAACTGCGCCACGTTCGACAGAGGACGACCTCCCCGTTTGGGTAGAACAGCAAGGCCGGAACCTGGCCCTGCGTTGCGGCGAACCTTCGGGCGGTTTGATCGTCGTGGACGTGGACGCCTATAAAGGCGGTGTACTACCGGAGGGGGATTGGCCCGCTACGCCTGTCGTAGACACACCCGGCGGTGGGCAGCATCACTACTACAAGGTTCGCGGCGATGTGGCAATCAAGAACAGCGCTGGCGCGCTAGCACGCTCTGTCGATATCAAGACCACGCACGGCTATGTCGTGGCGGTGGGCTCGCGGCATCCGAACGGCGGGGTGTACTCCTGGCGGCCCGGACACAGCCCCGATGACGTGCCCGTTGCTGACCTGCCCCCATGGGTACTTGCCCGGCTGACCCGGCCCGAACCTGCACCACATCAGCCCGCTGCCCACCCCGGCCCGGCCCGGATGGACCCCTACATCGCGAAGGCGCTGGCGGACGAAGCCGAGCGAGTCAGGACCGCGCCAGAGGGACAGAGGAACAGTACACTGAACACGGCGGCTCACGCACTCGGAACGCTGGCGAGTCAGGGCATGGACCGGGAGGTAGCGCAGGCCGAACTTGTGGCCGCTGCCCAGGTCGCGGGGCTGGGGGAGCACGAGGCCCTGGCCACGTTCACCTCCGGCTGGGCAGCGGGGACCGCCAAGCCACGGCACGCGCCCCAGGACAGGCCCATGCCCGGGGAGCGGACGGTGCAGGCCCCGGCG